A genomic region of Nyctibius grandis isolate bNycGra1 chromosome 34, bNycGra1.pri, whole genome shotgun sequence contains the following coding sequences:
- the LOC137675495 gene encoding olfactory receptor 9G19-like — MAEGERDNGTSSMDFVLLGICDVPMLQNLLFLLLLVIYSFTVLGNSLITLLVVADQHLHTPMYFFLGNLSSLETCYSSTILLRLLASFLTGDSSISAHGCMAQFYFFGSFLATECYLLAAMSYDRYLAICQPLLYASLMTWKVSLHLAAASWLGGSLLVVVITVLLSQLQFCGPKAIDHFCCDLTPLLELACSDTRAVTLVSFIFGTLDVVFPFLFILVSYVCIIAAILRIPSSTGRQKAFSTCSSHLTLVTIFYGTLFVVYMLPRRAPLRQLNKVFSFFYTVLTPLVNPLIYSLRNREVREALRKMIRKVLACTQTSCYLGDTDRRRF, encoded by the coding sequence aTGGCCGAAGGGGAAAGAGACAATGGGACATCATCCATGGATTTTGTGCTGCTGGGAATATGTGACGTCCCCATGCTCCAGAAcctgctctttctcctcttgctcGTGATCTACTCATTCACCGTGCTTGGGAACAGCCTCATCACTTTGCTGGTGGTGGCAGACCAGCATCTgcacacccccatgtacttcttctTGGGCAATCTCTCCTCCTTGGAGACCTGCTACAGCTCCACCATCCTGCTCAGGCTGCTGGCCAGCTTCCTGACTGGGgacagcagcatctctgcacaCGGCTGCATGGCTCAGTTCTACTTCTTTGGTTCCTTTTTGGCTACCGAGTGTTACCTGCTGGCAGCCATGTCCTATGATCGGTACTTGGCCATATGCCAGCCGCTGCTCTATGCAAGCCTCATGACCTGGAAGGTCTCTTTACACCTGGCAGCTGCATCTTGGCTAGGAGGTTCACTGCTGGTGGTTGTGATCACAGTCCTCCTATCCCAGTTGCAGTTTTGTGGCCCCAAGGCAATTGACCACTTCTGCTGTGATCTTACCCCATTGCTGGAGCTTGCCTGCAGTGACACCAGAGCAGTCACATTGGTTTCTTTTATATTTGGCACCTTGGATGTAGTTTTCCCCTTCCTGTTCATACTGGTCTCCTATGTGTGCATCATAGCTGCCATCCTGAGGATCCCAtccagcacaggcaggcagAAGGCCTTCTCCACTTGCTCCTCTCACCTCACTCTCGTCACCATTTTCTATGGAACCCTCTTTGTTGTCTACATGCTGCCTAGAAGAGCCCCGCTGAGGCAGCTCAACAAAGTGTTCTCCTTTTTCTACACCGTCCTCACGCCCCTGGTCAATCCCCTCATCTACAGCCTGCGGAACAGGGAGGTCAGGGAGGCACTCAGGAAAATGATCAGGAAAGTCCTGGCCTGCACCCAGACCTCATGCTACCTTGGTGACACAGACAGAAGACGCTTCTAG